In one Asterias amurensis chromosome 9, ASM3211899v1 genomic region, the following are encoded:
- the LOC139941894 gene encoding uncharacterized protein, producing MATVKKSATVRAHPPAIKMVVAAIVALKEKNGSSSQAIRKYIKDTFKVDMDRQAVFIRKALNTGVQKGVLIQTKGKGASGSFKLDPAKDKAKEQAEKVKERAKAKKEKEQAKKAELKAKKAEKAAAKKEKAKKTKITKKKTPKKIVKKTPTKKVAAKKTAAKPAKKVAKPSKAAKSPKPNAKKATKAAKPKKTTKPKK from the coding sequence ATGGCTACCGTGAAAAAGTCTGCAACCGTTCGGGCCCACCCTCCAGCAATCAAGATGGTGGTTGCCGCTATCGTGGCACTGAAGGAGAAAAACGGTTCGTCCAGTCAAGCCATCAGAAAGTACATCAAGGACACATTCAAAGTCGACATGGACAGGCAGGCCGTTTTCATCCGAAAAGCCCTCAATACCGGTGTGCAGAAGGGAGTTCTTATCCAGACCAAGGGCAAGGGAGCTTCCGGTTCATTCAAATTGGACCCAGCAAAGGACAAGGCCAAGGAACAGGCGGAGAAGGTCAAAGAACGAGCCAAGGCCAAGAAAGAGAAGGAGCAAGCAAAGAAAGCAGAGCTGAAAGCCAAGAAAGCAGAGAAAGCCGCAGCCAAGAAGGAGAAGGCCAAGAAAACCAAGATAACCAAGAAGAAGACTCCAAAGAAAATCGTCAAGAAGACACCCACCAAGAAAGTTGCAGCCAAGAAAACAGCAGCCAAGCCAGCAAAGAAAGTCGCCAAGCCCAGCAAAGCCGCAAAGAGTCCAAAGCCAAATGCAAAGAAGGCCACCAAAGCAGCAAAGCCGAAGAAGACCACCAAGCCAAAGAAGTAG
- the LOC139941895 gene encoding uncharacterized protein, protein MATVKKSATVRAHPPAIKMVVAAIVALKEKNGSSSKAIRKYIKDTFQVDMDRQAVFIRKALNTGVQKGVLIQTKGKGASGSFKLDPAKDKAKEQAEKVKERAKAKKEKEQAKKAELKAKKAEKAAAKKEKAKKTKITKKKTPKKIVKKTPTKKVAAKKTAAKPAKKVAKPSKAAKSPKPNAKKATKAAKPKKTTKPKK, encoded by the coding sequence ATGGCTACCGTGAAAAAGTCTGCAACCGTTCGGGCCCACCCTCCAGCAATCAAGATGGTGGTTGCCGCTATCGTGGCACTGAAGGAGAAAAACGGTTCGTCCAGTAAAGCCATCAGAAAGTACATCAAGGACACATTCCAAGTCGACATGGACAGGCAGGCCGTTTTCATCCGAAAAGCCCTCAATACCGGTGTGCAGAAGGGAGTTCTTATCCAGACCAAGGGCAAGGGAGCTTCCGGTTCATTCAAATTGGACCCAGCAAAGGACAAGGCCAAGGAACAGGCGGAGAAGGTCAAAGAACGAGCCAAGGCCAAGAAAGAGAAGGAGCAAGCAAAGAAAGCAGAGCTGAAAGCCAAGAAAGCAGAGAAAGCCGCAGCCAAGAAGGAGAAGGCCAAGAAAACCAAGATAACCAAGAAGAAGACTCCAAAGAAAATCGTCAAGAAGACACCCACCAAGAAAGTTGCAGCCAAGAAAACAGCAGCCAAGCCAGCAAAGAAAGTCGCCAAGCCCAGCAAAGCCGCAAAGAGTCCAAAGCCAAATGCAAAGAAGGCCACCAAAGCAGCAAAGCCGAAGAAGACCACCAAGCCAAAGAAGTAG